Proteins from a single region of Elusimicrobia bacterium HGW-Elusimicrobia-1:
- a CDS encoding DNA-binding protein: MKFKELSVEVIQRKIFLVRGVKVMLDSDLAFLYGVETKGLNKAVKRNIERFPSDFMFRLTADEAESLRFQFGTSNVRVDSLSAPSKALKSGEIADDSLRFQFETSNIAARGGRRYLPYAFTEQGVSMLSGVLRSKKAVEINILIMRAFVVLRRILASNEALSKKMSEMEKIVSANSREIINIWEVIKQLMTPPEEAPKKIGFVKGR; this comes from the coding sequence ATGAAGTTCAAAGAACTATCCGTCGAGGTCATTCAGAGAAAGATTTTTTTGGTCCGAGGCGTCAAAGTAATGCTCGACAGCGATTTGGCGTTTCTTTACGGCGTAGAGACGAAAGGATTGAACAAAGCGGTAAAACGAAATATCGAACGTTTTCCGAGCGATTTTATGTTTCGCCTCACCGCCGACGAGGCGGAATCTTTGAGGTTCCAATTTGGAACCTCAAATGTCAGAGTAGATTCTTTAAGCGCTCCGTCAAAGGCATTGAAGTCAGGGGAGATTGCGGATGACTCTTTGAGGTTTCAATTTGAAACCTCAAACATTGCCGCAAGGGGCGGTCGGAGATATTTGCCTTACGCCTTCACCGAGCAGGGCGTCTCGATGTTATCGGGCGTTTTAAGGAGCAAAAAAGCGGTCGAGATAAACATACTGATAATGCGCGCCTTTGTGGTATTGAGGCGGATTTTGGCATCCAACGAGGCGCTGTCAAAAAAAATGTCGGAAATGGAAAAAATCGTATCGGCGAATAGCCGGGAAATAATAAATATATGGGAAGTTATTAAGCAGTTGATGACACCGCCGGAAGAGGCGCCCAAGAAAATAGGATTCGTAAAAGGCAGGTAG
- a CDS encoding NAD-dependent dihydropyrimidine dehydrogenase subunit PreA, which yields MANISINFCGIKSLNPFWLASSPVTNNGEMIQRAFEAGWAGAVWKTLGLEEKTPIVNVSPRIAGLDFEDKKAIVLENIEMITDRSLDVNLKEMRETKKKYPKNIIIASLMVTNDEESWTEITKRVLDSGADGLELNFGCPHGMPEKGMGAATGKNPSNVEKVCAWVKKVSGKLPVIAKLTPNITDMREPALAAKNGGADAISAINTVQGIIGVDLNTLIPRPTVNGKSALGGLSGPGVKPIALRFVTELYLDKRLGLPISGMGGITNWQDAAEFLLLGASGLQVCTAAMHYGYRIIEDLNDGLSNFMDEKGFKTIPEMVGVAAQKISSHAALAREPRPLSKIDRELCTKCDLCYLGCSDGGHQAITLDKERIPTVDEEKCVGCGLCATICPVENCVTMAYNK from the coding sequence ATGGCGAACATTTCCATTAATTTTTGCGGAATCAAATCGTTGAACCCTTTCTGGCTGGCTTCCAGCCCCGTTACCAATAACGGAGAGATGATACAAAGAGCGTTTGAGGCGGGATGGGCCGGAGCCGTGTGGAAGACGCTGGGGCTCGAAGAGAAAACCCCGATAGTAAACGTCAGCCCGCGTATAGCCGGTCTCGACTTCGAGGATAAAAAAGCGATCGTTCTTGAAAACATCGAGATGATAACCGATCGCTCGCTTGACGTCAATCTCAAGGAAATGCGCGAGACGAAAAAGAAATATCCTAAAAACATAATCATAGCGTCTCTGATGGTCACCAACGACGAGGAGTCGTGGACGGAAATAACCAAAAGAGTGCTTGATTCCGGCGCCGACGGTCTGGAACTTAACTTCGGATGTCCGCACGGCATGCCCGAAAAAGGCATGGGCGCGGCCACCGGCAAAAACCCCTCCAACGTCGAGAAAGTATGCGCGTGGGTCAAAAAGGTCTCGGGCAAACTTCCCGTGATAGCCAAACTTACGCCTAACATCACCGATATGAGAGAGCCGGCTCTTGCCGCCAAAAACGGCGGCGCCGACGCCATCTCCGCCATAAACACCGTGCAGGGCATCATCGGAGTGGATCTTAATACTCTGATACCCCGCCCGACGGTAAACGGCAAGTCCGCGCTGGGCGGGCTTTCCGGCCCCGGCGTAAAACCCATAGCGCTGCGTTTCGTCACGGAGCTTTATCTCGACAAGCGCCTCGGTCTTCCGATATCGGGAATGGGCGGCATAACAAACTGGCAGGACGCCGCGGAATTTTTGCTGCTGGGCGCGTCGGGACTTCAGGTGTGCACGGCCGCTATGCACTACGGCTATCGCATCATCGAGGACTTAAACGACGGGCTGTCGAACTTTATGGACGAAAAGGGCTTTAAGACGATACCGGAAATGGTCGGTGTCGCGGCGCAGAAGATTTCTTCGCACGCCGCTCTGGCCAGAGAGCCCCGTCCGTTGAGCAAAATAGACCGCGAGCTCTGCACTAAATGCGATCTCTGCTATCTGGGCTGTTCCGACGGAGGCCATCAGGCCATAACGCTCGACAAAGAGCGCATACCCACGGTCGACGAGGAAAAATGCGTCGGTTGCGGCCTTTGCGCCACGATTTGTCCCGTCGAGAACTGCGTCACGATGGCGTATAATAAATAA
- a CDS encoding pantoate--beta-alanine ligase, with translation MKIITSVAAAQKYAAQLKSRGKTVGLVPTMGALHDGHASLIKRAARENDAAVVSIFVNPAQFGPKEDFKNYPRTFARDKAVCRKAGAEAIFFPSAKDMYPEGFAANVVVGGLSEKYCGASRPHHFDGVATVISKLFNITRPTRAYFGQKDYQQLKIIERLARALNFPVKIVACPTAREKSGLAMSSRNARLSAPERERAAAIYRIISAAKKNPSRFAGADGSRLPSPRILERKIRGALGKIPSARVEYVAATDSATLETLRSIPRGTSKWRILIAVKMGGTRLIDNV, from the coding sequence ATGAAAATAATAACTTCGGTCGCCGCCGCTCAAAAATATGCGGCTCAATTAAAATCGCGGGGAAAAACCGTCGGACTTGTTCCGACAATGGGAGCCCTCCACGACGGCCACGCTTCCCTTATAAAAAGAGCCGCGCGCGAAAACGACGCCGCCGTTGTCTCGATATTTGTTAACCCGGCCCAATTCGGCCCGAAAGAGGATTTCAAAAACTATCCGCGGACATTCGCGCGCGACAAAGCCGTTTGCCGGAAGGCCGGCGCCGAGGCGATATTTTTTCCTTCGGCCAAAGACATGTATCCGGAAGGTTTTGCGGCGAATGTCGTCGTCGGCGGTCTTTCGGAAAAATACTGCGGCGCGAGCCGCCCGCATCACTTCGACGGCGTGGCGACTGTCATATCCAAACTCTTTAATATTACGCGCCCGACGAGGGCGTACTTCGGCCAAAAAGATTACCAGCAGCTTAAAATCATAGAGCGCCTCGCGCGCGCCCTGAACTTTCCCGTTAAAATCGTCGCGTGTCCGACGGCGCGCGAAAAAAGCGGCCTTGCGATGTCGAGCCGCAACGCGCGGCTGTCTGCGCCGGAACGAGAGCGCGCCGCGGCGATATACCGGATAATTTCGGCGGCAAAAAAAAATCCGTCGCGGTTCGCGGGCGCGGACGGTTCGCGTTTGCCGTCGCCGCGCATTCTGGAAAGAAAAATTCGCGGCGCGCTCGGCAAAATTCCTTCGGCCCGCGTTGAATACGTCGCCGCGACGGACTCCGCCACGCTGGAGACGTTAAGAAGCATCCCCCGAGGGACGTCAAAATGGCGGATTCTGATCGCAGTAAAGATGGGCGGTACGCGCCTCATAGACAATGTTTGA
- a CDS encoding carnitine dehydratase has protein sequence MKKPLEGIKVIDFTRVLSGPYCTMMLADMGADIIKIERPKTGDDSRAFGPFIDGESGYFISINRGKKSVVLDLKNPETRTAVKKLCLASDVLVENFRPGAMKKLGLDYDSLKQENPRLVYCSITGYGQDGPISQYAGYDVIAQAVGGMMSITGYPDSPPTRVGTSIADVLSGMFAAYGIAAALCGRNSSGEGARIDISMVDSVMAVLENAVVRYGATGKTPERIGSKHPSLCPFDIYEAKDGYIAIAAGNDSLWREFVTAIKREELIFKKEFETNDLRCRNEKKLKRIIEDYTRVHTIKELLNNLNKHGIPCGPVNDLARAVRHPQILHRNMIVELDQKKIGKIKVAGTPVKIPGVDDKHFAPAPLLGEHTEEVLNALNKSNN, from the coding sequence ATGAAAAAACCCCTCGAAGGCATAAAAGTAATCGATTTTACCAGAGTCCTTTCCGGACCTTACTGCACGATGATGCTCGCGGATATGGGCGCCGACATAATTAAGATAGAGCGCCCCAAAACGGGCGACGATTCCAGGGCGTTCGGACCTTTCATCGACGGCGAAAGCGGATATTTCATAAGTATAAACCGCGGGAAAAAATCCGTCGTGCTCGACCTCAAAAACCCCGAAACCCGGACCGCCGTCAAAAAACTTTGCCTTGCCTCCGACGTGCTCGTCGAAAACTTCCGCCCGGGCGCGATGAAAAAACTCGGCCTCGATTACGACTCTCTCAAACAGGAAAATCCCCGTCTTGTGTATTGTTCCATAACCGGCTACGGCCAGGACGGCCCCATATCGCAGTACGCCGGATACGACGTTATCGCGCAGGCCGTCGGGGGAATGATGTCCATAACCGGCTATCCGGATTCTCCTCCGACGAGAGTCGGCACTTCCATCGCCGACGTTCTATCGGGTATGTTCGCCGCTTACGGAATCGCCGCCGCTCTTTGCGGACGCAATTCGAGCGGCGAGGGCGCGCGCATAGATATTTCAATGGTGGACTCGGTAATGGCCGTGCTTGAAAACGCCGTGGTGCGCTACGGCGCCACGGGCAAAACGCCTGAGCGTATCGGCTCGAAACATCCCTCGCTGTGTCCTTTCGACATATACGAAGCCAAAGACGGATACATCGCCATCGCCGCCGGAAACGACAGTTTATGGCGCGAGTTCGTCACAGCCATAAAGCGCGAGGAACTCATTTTCAAAAAAGAATTCGAGACGAATGATCTCAGATGCCGCAACGAAAAGAAACTCAAAAGAATAATCGAGGATTACACTCGGGTTCACACGATAAAAGAACTTCTCAATAACCTCAATAAACACGGTATACCCTGCGGGCCCGTAAACGATCTCGCTCGCGCGGTCCGGCATCCGCAGATTCTGCATCGCAATATGATTGTGGAGCTCGACCAGAAAAAAATCGGCAAAATCAAAGTCGCCGGCACGCCGGTAAAAATTCCCGGTGTCGACGATAAACACTTTGCGCCCGCGCCTCTTCTGGGGGAACATACGGAAGAAGTTCTGAACGCATTAAACAAATCAAATAACTAA
- a CDS encoding aldehyde ferredoxin oxidoreductase, with protein MSHGFHGKILTIDLTSGKIGENTLKEADVKKYTLGSGLAARILYDEAPPDAAPLSAENPILFLSGLLTGTIIPTACKMSVCAKSPLTGIWNEATVGGHWPAEFRAVGYDGILLTGKSPEPVYLLIADTVKILPADDIWGKDTYETGEILKVRHEKHLVAAIGPAGENLVNFAAICFDPPNSRFAARAGIGANMGSKNLKAIVVKGQGKRVTVANPEKLKSLLKEQIPKIKENAKALGEFGTSGGAPAVESFGDLPIKNYAVGAYPDVVKISGQAMREKIWVKHYACWACPIGCAKIVKGELAGFGKFEGHYPEYETLGMLGSNLLVDDLYLLAYANELTNRLGMDTITTGSVVAFAIECYEKGKINKSDTGGIELKWGDAKSIIELIKMTSAREKIGAALALGVKEAAEKIGKNTVEYISHSKGLDYPAHDPRGHVSMALSYATSVRGACHLEGLTYFLDRGVPAKDLGVTAPTNQFDENGKPKIVFDMQNFLSLFNPLGLCKFLFHARVGHTQIAEWVNAVCGWDWTPDDYMKTGERLFNLKRLYGTRLGISKKDDLLLTRANSYPKKEGKAKGVVANLPKMLDEYYALRGWDDEGIPTEKRLKELGL; from the coding sequence ATGTCCCACGGATTTCACGGAAAGATTCTTACGATTGATTTAACTTCGGGAAAAATCGGCGAAAATACCTTAAAAGAAGCCGATGTTAAAAAATACACATTGGGCTCCGGCCTGGCCGCCCGCATACTTTACGACGAAGCGCCCCCGGACGCGGCGCCGCTGTCGGCGGAAAATCCCATACTTTTTCTTTCCGGACTTCTTACGGGAACGATAATCCCGACCGCCTGCAAAATGTCCGTATGCGCGAAATCGCCGCTGACCGGTATCTGGAACGAGGCCACCGTCGGAGGGCATTGGCCGGCCGAGTTCCGCGCCGTCGGCTATGACGGCATATTATTGACGGGAAAATCCCCGGAACCGGTTTATCTTCTTATAGCCGACACCGTAAAAATTCTTCCCGCCGACGACATTTGGGGCAAGGACACTTACGAGACCGGCGAGATTTTGAAGGTCCGCCACGAAAAGCATCTGGTCGCGGCCATCGGTCCCGCCGGAGAGAATCTTGTAAACTTCGCGGCGATATGCTTTGACCCGCCCAACTCGCGCTTCGCCGCGCGCGCGGGGATAGGAGCCAATATGGGCTCCAAGAACCTCAAGGCCATCGTCGTAAAAGGCCAGGGCAAGCGCGTTACCGTCGCGAATCCGGAAAAACTCAAATCCCTTCTGAAAGAGCAAATCCCCAAGATAAAAGAAAACGCCAAAGCCCTCGGCGAATTCGGCACTTCGGGAGGCGCCCCTGCTGTCGAGTCGTTCGGCGATTTGCCGATAAAGAACTATGCCGTCGGAGCGTATCCCGATGTGGTAAAAATATCAGGGCAGGCAATGCGTGAAAAAATATGGGTTAAGCACTACGCCTGTTGGGCGTGTCCCATCGGCTGCGCAAAAATTGTCAAAGGTGAATTGGCGGGTTTCGGCAAATTCGAGGGGCATTATCCGGAATACGAGACCCTCGGTATGCTCGGCTCGAATCTTCTCGTCGACGACCTTTATCTTCTTGCTTACGCAAACGAACTCACAAACCGTCTTGGAATGGACACTATTACGACGGGCTCCGTTGTCGCGTTCGCCATCGAATGTTATGAAAAGGGAAAGATAAATAAGTCCGACACCGGCGGCATAGAATTGAAATGGGGCGACGCCAAGTCCATTATCGAACTCATAAAAATGACGTCCGCAAGAGAGAAAATCGGAGCGGCTTTGGCTCTGGGAGTTAAAGAGGCGGCGGAAAAAATAGGAAAGAATACCGTCGAATATATATCTCACTCAAAAGGCCTCGATTATCCCGCGCACGATCCCCGCGGCCACGTTTCGATGGCGCTTTCATACGCTACGTCCGTAAGAGGCGCCTGCCATCTGGAGGGCCTTACGTATTTTCTCGACAGAGGCGTTCCCGCCAAAGACCTGGGAGTCACTGCGCCTACGAACCAATTCGACGAGAACGGAAAACCCAAGATTGTTTTTGATATGCAGAATTTTCTATCATTATTCAATCCGCTGGGGCTTTGCAAGTTTCTGTTTCACGCCCGCGTCGGGCACACTCAGATTGCCGAGTGGGTCAACGCCGTTTGCGGCTGGGACTGGACGCCCGACGATTATATGAAGACGGGCGAGCGGCTCTTCAACCTTAAACGTCTCTACGGCACGCGGCTGGGCATATCCAAGAAAGACGATTTGCTTCTTACCCGCGCGAATTCTTATCCTAAAAAAGAAGGCAAGGCCAAGGGCGTCGTCGCCAATCTGCCCAAAATGCTCGACGAATATTACGCCCTTCGCGGATGGGACGACGAGGGCATCCCGACGGAAAAGCGCTTGAAAGAACTAGGGCTTTAA
- a CDS encoding endonuclease — translation MKKYFVYMLSSKRNGTLYTGVTSNIIKRVYEHKEGVVESFTKKYKVHNLVWYEAHNTAESAISREKQIKKLNRGWKLQLIEKENPHWDNLYPCICGALSV, via the coding sequence ATGAAGAAGTATTTTGTCTATATGTTGAGCAGTAAACGCAACGGCACTTTATATACTGGAGTTACCTCGAACATTATAAAAAGAGTTTATGAGCATAAAGAGGGTGTGGTTGAGAGTTTTACCAAAAAATACAAAGTCCATAATCTGGTTTGGTATGAAGCGCACAATACCGCGGAGTCGGCAATTTCCAGAGAAAAACAGATAAAAAAATTGAACAGGGGCTGGAAGTTGCAGTTGATTGAAAAAGAGAATCCTCATTGGGACAATTTGTATCCGTGTATTTGCGGCGCGTTATCGGTATAG
- a CDS encoding methylmalonyl-CoA carboxyltransferase, whose amino-acid sequence MNTQKRQELKIRRAEAEAMGGAAAVEKQKKGGKLTARERLAELFDKDSFVETGAHVRHRSTDFGLDKKVIPADGVVTGFGAIAGRKVAAFAQDFTSSGGSLGEMHAAKITKIMDFALAAGIPLIGINDSGGARIQEGIKALAGYGEIFLRNTRASGVIPQISVILGPCAGGAVYSPALTDFVFTVDKVSKMFITGPEVIKTVLGEEISMEDLGGALVQNDTSGNAHFFASTEKECFAQVRELLSYLSDVPAPSAGASAEISGIVPADPKKPYDVRDLIAAVADGGKFLEVQKHFAANIVVGFARLDGKSVGVIANQPKVLAGVLDVDSSDKAARFIRFCDAFGIPLVTLVDMPGYLPGVDQEHAGVIRHGAKMLYAYSEATVAKLTVILRKAYGGGYIAMCSRHLGADFVFAYPTAEIAVMGPLGAANIIFKKEIESSADPEKTRQEKMKEYADKFASPYVAAALGYVDDVIYPEETREKLIAALSTLKNKKTAPSPRPRKHGNIPL is encoded by the coding sequence ATGAACACGCAAAAAAGACAAGAACTAAAAATTCGCCGCGCCGAAGCGGAAGCCATGGGCGGCGCCGCCGCCGTCGAAAAACAGAAAAAGGGCGGGAAACTGACCGCCCGCGAGCGGCTTGCCGAACTTTTCGACAAGGATTCTTTCGTCGAAACCGGCGCGCACGTGCGTCATCGCTCCACGGATTTCGGCCTCGATAAAAAAGTTATTCCGGCCGACGGAGTCGTAACCGGTTTCGGCGCTATCGCCGGCCGCAAAGTCGCGGCGTTTGCCCAGGATTTTACCTCGTCCGGCGGTTCTCTGGGCGAAATGCACGCCGCCAAGATAACCAAAATAATGGATTTCGCGCTGGCCGCGGGAATACCTCTTATAGGCATTAACGATTCCGGCGGCGCGCGAATTCAGGAAGGCATCAAAGCCCTCGCGGGTTACGGCGAAATATTTTTGCGCAATACGCGCGCGTCGGGCGTGATACCTCAGATATCGGTGATCCTGGGGCCCTGCGCCGGCGGAGCGGTATATTCTCCCGCGCTTACGGATTTTGTTTTTACCGTCGACAAGGTCTCCAAAATGTTTATTACGGGGCCCGAAGTGATAAAGACGGTGTTGGGGGAGGAAATATCGATGGAAGACCTGGGCGGAGCCCTTGTTCAGAACGACACAAGCGGAAACGCGCATTTCTTCGCCTCCACGGAAAAAGAGTGTTTCGCGCAGGTGCGCGAGCTTCTGTCATATCTGTCCGATGTCCCTGCGCCGTCCGCCGGAGCGTCCGCTGAAATTTCAGGGATTGTCCCCGCCGACCCCAAAAAACCCTACGACGTCCGCGACCTTATAGCGGCCGTGGCCGACGGCGGGAAATTCCTGGAAGTCCAGAAGCATTTCGCCGCCAATATTGTCGTCGGCTTCGCCCGTCTCGACGGCAAGTCCGTCGGAGTTATAGCCAATCAGCCGAAAGTCCTGGCCGGCGTTCTCGACGTGGATTCGTCCGACAAAGCCGCAAGATTCATAAGATTCTGCGACGCCTTCGGCATACCTCTGGTTACGCTCGTCGATATGCCCGGCTATCTGCCCGGCGTCGACCAGGAACACGCGGGCGTAATCCGTCACGGCGCGAAAATGCTCTACGCCTATTCCGAGGCCACCGTAGCGAAACTCACCGTGATACTCCGCAAGGCCTACGGCGGCGGATACATAGCGATGTGCTCGCGCCATCTGGGAGCCGATTTCGTGTTCGCCTATCCGACGGCGGAAATCGCCGTTATGGGGCCTCTGGGCGCGGCCAACATTATTTTCAAAAAAGAAATAGAATCGTCGGCCGACCCCGAAAAAACCAGACAGGAAAAGATGAAAGAATACGCCGACAAGTTCGCCTCGCCGTACGTGGCCGCCGCGCTCGGATACGTCGACGATGTGATATACCCCGAGGAGACGAGGGAAAAACTCATCGCCGCGCTGTCGACACTGAAAAATAAAAAGACCGCGCCGTCTCCCCGTCCGCGCAAGCACGGCAACATACCGCTATGA
- the hydA gene encoding dihydropyrimidinase: MSFDLVIKGGKIVLPEKTFVADIGIKDEKIVSIKKEIKSNGAPSLDAKGLLVMPGALDVHVHLQLPFCGTVSCQDFENGTKAAACGGVTTIMDFAIQKKGESLTKAVEDRKKEADGKVAVDYSLHGGITDWNETTRKEMNDLVADGITSFKMFMIYRSQGWMADDGILFQGLEETAKNGAMITVHAESAYVLDLLVERYHNQEMMAKHGAYLHTLTRPCVTEYEAVQRAATWAKITGGRLYIVHMSTSESAEIVKKAKSEGVKIWAETCPQYLLLTDDVFKNKETGHLYGTCPQIKKKHDQVGLWEGLKKGYVDVVATDTCTFDTRQKSMWQGDFTKIPFGMPGVETLVPALYTSGVASGKLKPGRFVEIVSTNPAKLFGLYPQKGAIKTGSDADIMLFDPSKKVALDYKNLQTNCDWSPFQGMKLKGYPAVTISRGKVVAKDGKFVGSVGHGRFVKRKAWGKI, from the coding sequence ATGTCATTCGATTTAGTCATCAAAGGCGGGAAGATTGTGCTTCCCGAGAAAACGTTTGTCGCCGATATCGGGATTAAAGACGAAAAAATCGTTTCGATCAAAAAAGAAATCAAGTCCAACGGCGCGCCATCCCTCGACGCAAAAGGGCTTCTTGTGATGCCCGGCGCTCTTGACGTTCACGTCCATCTTCAGTTGCCGTTCTGCGGAACCGTCTCCTGCCAGGATTTCGAGAACGGCACCAAGGCCGCGGCCTGCGGCGGCGTCACGACGATTATGGACTTCGCCATTCAGAAAAAAGGCGAATCGCTGACGAAAGCCGTGGAAGACCGCAAAAAAGAGGCCGACGGAAAAGTCGCCGTCGACTACTCTTTGCACGGCGGAATCACCGATTGGAACGAGACCACCCGCAAGGAAATGAACGACCTCGTAGCCGACGGCATAACGTCATTCAAAATGTTTATGATTTACCGCTCGCAAGGGTGGATGGCCGACGACGGCATACTGTTTCAGGGTCTCGAAGAGACGGCCAAAAACGGCGCGATGATAACGGTTCACGCCGAGAGCGCGTATGTTTTGGATTTGCTCGTCGAACGTTACCATAATCAGGAAATGATGGCCAAGCACGGCGCGTATCTTCACACTCTCACCCGCCCGTGCGTGACGGAATATGAGGCGGTTCAGCGCGCGGCAACGTGGGCAAAAATCACCGGCGGACGGCTTTACATCGTCCATATGTCGACGAGCGAGAGCGCCGAGATAGTCAAGAAAGCCAAATCCGAAGGCGTCAAAATCTGGGCCGAGACCTGCCCGCAGTACTTGCTTCTCACCGACGACGTTTTCAAAAATAAGGAGACCGGACATCTCTACGGCACCTGCCCGCAGATAAAGAAAAAGCACGACCAGGTCGGTTTGTGGGAGGGACTCAAAAAAGGTTACGTCGACGTTGTCGCGACCGACACTTGCACCTTTGACACCCGGCAAAAATCAATGTGGCAGGGCGACTTCACCAAGATTCCCTTCGGTATGCCCGGCGTGGAGACGCTCGTGCCGGCGTTATATACGAGCGGTGTCGCATCGGGCAAACTCAAACCCGGACGTTTCGTCGAGATAGTTTCAACCAACCCCGCAAAACTTTTCGGATTGTATCCGCAGAAAGGCGCCATCAAAACCGGCTCCGACGCCGACATAATGTTGTTCGACCCGTCGAAGAAAGTCGCGCTCGACTACAAAAATCTGCAGACAAACTGCGACTGGTCGCCGTTCCAGGGAATGAAACTCAAGGGGTATCCCGCCGTCACGATTTCGCGCGGGAAGGTCGTCGCCAAGGACGGAAAGTTTGTCGGCTCCGTCGGCCACGGCCGTTTCGTGAAGCGCAAGGCGTGGGGAAAAATATAA
- a CDS encoding acyltransferase, giving the protein MSRIVKCGLIQAANVLEPNKHSIKEIKKAMIAKHVKMIEDAGKKGVKILSLQEIFYGPYFCAEQDTKWYATAETIPGPTTDLMCKLAKKYRMVIVLPIYETPMTGIYYNTAAVIDADGTIVGIYRKHHIPHVNPGFWEKFYFKPGNTGYPVFQTAYAKVGVYICYDRHFPDGARILGLNGAEIVFNPSATVAGLSEYLWKLEQPAHAVANQYFVGAINRVGWERPWNIGEFYGQSYFCNPKGQMISVGSRDKDELVTANLDFDQILEVRNTWQFFRDRRPDSYGPLVEQLP; this is encoded by the coding sequence ATGTCAAGAATCGTCAAATGCGGTTTGATACAGGCCGCCAACGTCCTTGAGCCGAACAAGCATTCGATCAAGGAAATCAAAAAGGCAATGATTGCCAAACACGTGAAGATGATAGAGGACGCGGGAAAGAAAGGCGTTAAAATTCTCTCGCTTCAGGAAATTTTCTACGGGCCTTATTTCTGCGCCGAGCAGGACACCAAGTGGTATGCTACCGCGGAAACGATACCCGGACCCACGACTGACCTTATGTGCAAACTGGCCAAGAAATACAGAATGGTCATAGTCCTTCCGATTTACGAGACCCCGATGACCGGAATATACTACAACACCGCCGCCGTAATCGACGCCGACGGAACGATTGTCGGCATCTATCGCAAACATCACATACCGCACGTCAACCCGGGCTTCTGGGAAAAGTTTTACTTCAAGCCGGGCAACACCGGTTATCCGGTATTTCAGACGGCCTACGCCAAGGTCGGCGTTTACATCTGCTACGACCGTCACTTCCCCGACGGAGCACGCATACTGGGCTTAAACGGCGCCGAGATAGTGTTCAACCCTTCGGCGACTGTGGCCGGCCTCTCGGAATATCTGTGGAAACTTGAGCAGCCCGCCCACGCCGTCGCGAATCAGTATTTCGTCGGCGCCATCAACAGAGTGGGCTGGGAGCGTCCGTGGAATATCGGCGAGTTTTACGGGCAGTCCTACTTCTGTAATCCCAAAGGGCAGATGATTTCCGTCGGCTCGCGCGACAAGGACGAACTCGTTACGGCGAATCTTGACTTCGACCAGATACTTGAGGTCAGAAACACGTGGCAGTTCTTCAGGGATCGTCGTCCGGACAGCTACGGACCTCTCGTCGAGCAGCTGCCGTAA
- a CDS encoding fumarate hydratase (Catalyzes the reversible hydration of fumaric acid to yield I-malic acid): MRIVPNRLIQSTVERLSRSMNLYLPPDVLAALIRARRAEKKPSARNILDVIIENADCALRTGAALCQDTGTVEAYIDVGDNAAVSGGSIESAVEKGVRAAYLKNGFRASIVSDPIERKNTLDNTPVSFYFTRSRGSRIKISLMAKGGGSENVSAVKFIPPSGGWDAVGEFILDTVRKKAPYACAPVIVSAAVGGGFASAPLAAKKALFRKIGDRNRSAVYAARERKLLKKINSTGIGPMGQGGSTTALDVFLTPLPSHIATLACAVAVQCHSMRRASAVI, encoded by the coding sequence ATGAGAATCGTTCCAAACCGACTTATACAATCGACCGTCGAGCGACTCAGCCGGAGCATGAATCTTTATCTTCCGCCCGATGTCCTTGCCGCCCTTATCCGCGCCCGTCGCGCCGAAAAAAAACCTTCGGCCCGCAATATCCTCGACGTCATCATTGAAAACGCCGACTGCGCCCTCAGGACAGGCGCCGCGCTCTGCCAGGACACCGGAACCGTGGAAGCGTATATCGACGTGGGCGACAACGCGGCGGTTTCCGGCGGCTCCATAGAGTCCGCCGTCGAAAAGGGAGTGCGCGCCGCGTATCTGAAAAACGGATTCCGCGCCTCGATTGTCTCCGACCCCATCGAACGCAAAAATACTCTCGACAACACGCCCGTTTCGTTCTATTTTACGCGGTCGCGCGGCAGCCGCATCAAAATCTCCCTGATGGCCAAGGGCGGCGGCTCCGAAAACGTAAGCGCCGTAAAGTTTATTCCGCCGTCGGGGGGATGGGACGCCGTCGGCGAATTTATTCTTGATACCGTCAGAAAAAAAGCGCCTTACGCCTGCGCGCCGGTTATCGTAAGCGCCGCGGTGGGCGGGGGTTTCGCCTCGGCTCCTCTTGCAGCTAAAAAAGCGTTATTTCGTAAAATCGGCGACAGGAATCGTTCGGCCGTTTACGCCGCGCGGGAAAGAAAACTTCTGAAAAAAATAAATTCGACAGGCATCGGTCCAATGGGACAGGGCGGTTCCACGACGGCTTTGGACGTTTTTCTGACGCCGCTGCCGTCTCATATCGCAACTTTGGCGTGTGCCGTGGCCGTGCAGTGCCATTCGATGAGACGCGCGTCGGCGGTAATTTAA